From one Desulfuromonas acetoxidans DSM 684 genomic stretch:
- the uvrA gene encoding excinuclease ABC subunit UvrA: MIDKIIVKGAREHNLKDIDVEIPRDKLVVVTGVSGSGKSTLAFDTIYAEGQRRYVESLSAYARQFLEQMEKPDVDSIDGLSPAISIEQKTTSKNPRSTVGTVTEIYDYLRLLFARIGKVFCHHCGREIAAQSVQQMVDQVMSFPERTKLLILAPLVKGRKGEYRKELQQLQADGFVRVRIDGALYELAETPELDKKKKHTIEVVVDRLIVKEGIESRLADSLETALRLGDGLVMVQDVDGACHQFSEKHACIDCGISYAEVEPRMFSFNNPHGACPDCSGLGTRNYFDPDQVVPHADLTLREGAIAPWVTRKGFYYQQLLESLADHYGFDTNTPYRDLSERIRKILMYGSGDEEIRFYYDQGERRHFYHKVFEGVVPNLERRYRDSDSDTMREKLEQYMDIMPCPSCHGARLRPESLHVKVDDKSIYELCELSVAGALDFFNNLQLSSKDAEIGQRILKEIRERLGFLVQVGLDYLTLNRAAGTLSGGEGQRIRLATQIGSSLMGVLYILDEPSIGLHQRDNRRLLETLVHLRDLGNTVLVVEHDEETILEADYVLDMGPAAGVHGGEVVSEGTPKEIVADPKSLTGRYLSGELEVPVPSQRRTAERWLEVLGAEANNLQQVDARFPLGVMTCVTGVSGSGKSTLVIDTLYRSLAQHLNRSREKSGKLKGISGLEHLDKVVDIDQSPIGRTPRSNPATYTGVFSDIRELFAQLPEAKIRGYKPGRFSFNVKGGRCEACNGDGVLKIEMHFLPDVYVQCEVCGGARYNRETLQVHYKGKSIADILDMTVNQASKFLENIPRIHNKLQTIRDVGLGYIKLGQSATTLSGGEAQRVKLAKELGKRATGRTIYILDEPTTGLHFDDVRKLMEVLHRLVDTGNTVIIIEHNLDVIKTADHVIDLGPEGGSGGGMIVASGTPEQVALNSHSHTGRYLRSYLDLV; the protein is encoded by the coding sequence ATGATCGATAAAATCATTGTCAAAGGTGCCCGTGAGCACAATCTGAAAGATATCGACGTCGAGATCCCTCGCGACAAACTGGTGGTGGTGACCGGGGTGTCCGGCTCGGGCAAGTCGACCCTGGCTTTTGACACCATCTACGCCGAAGGGCAGCGACGCTATGTTGAGAGTCTGTCGGCCTATGCCCGCCAGTTTCTTGAGCAGATGGAAAAGCCCGATGTCGACAGCATCGACGGGTTGTCGCCGGCCATCTCCATTGAACAGAAAACCACGTCAAAAAATCCCCGCTCCACTGTGGGCACGGTGACCGAGATTTACGATTATCTGCGCCTGCTGTTTGCCCGTATCGGCAAGGTGTTCTGCCATCACTGTGGCCGCGAGATTGCCGCCCAGAGTGTGCAACAGATGGTCGATCAGGTGATGAGTTTTCCCGAGCGTACCAAGTTGCTGATTCTGGCACCGCTGGTCAAGGGGCGAAAAGGGGAATACCGTAAAGAGTTACAGCAGTTGCAAGCGGATGGCTTTGTCCGGGTACGCATCGACGGCGCGCTTTATGAGCTGGCCGAGACCCCGGAGCTGGACAAGAAAAAGAAGCACACCATTGAGGTGGTCGTTGACCGCCTGATCGTCAAGGAGGGGATTGAAAGCCGTCTGGCCGACTCGCTGGAAACCGCTTTGCGTCTTGGTGATGGTCTGGTCATGGTGCAGGATGTCGATGGAGCCTGTCATCAGTTTTCGGAAAAACATGCCTGTATCGATTGCGGCATCTCGTATGCCGAGGTGGAGCCGCGCATGTTTTCGTTTAACAATCCCCACGGCGCCTGCCCGGACTGTTCCGGCCTGGGGACACGTAATTATTTTGATCCGGACCAGGTGGTGCCCCATGCCGATCTGACCCTGCGTGAGGGTGCTATTGCCCCATGGGTGACGCGCAAGGGGTTCTATTATCAGCAACTGCTCGAATCGCTGGCCGACCATTACGGTTTTGACACCAACACGCCGTATCGCGATCTGTCGGAACGGATTCGTAAGATTCTGATGTACGGCTCCGGCGATGAAGAGATCCGCTTTTACTATGATCAGGGCGAACGGCGTCATTTTTATCACAAGGTGTTTGAGGGGGTGGTCCCTAACCTCGAGCGCCGTTATCGCGATAGTGACAGCGATACCATGCGCGAAAAGCTGGAGCAGTACATGGACATCATGCCCTGCCCCAGTTGCCACGGCGCACGCCTGCGCCCGGAGTCGCTGCATGTCAAGGTTGACGATAAAAGCATCTATGAGCTGTGTGAGCTGTCGGTGGCCGGGGCGCTGGACTTTTTCAACAACCTGCAATTGAGCAGCAAGGATGCCGAGATCGGCCAACGGATTCTCAAAGAGATCCGAGAACGGCTTGGTTTTCTGGTGCAGGTTGGTCTCGATTATCTGACCTTGAATCGTGCCGCAGGTACCCTGTCCGGTGGCGAAGGACAGCGCATCCGTCTGGCCACTCAGATTGGTTCGTCATTGATGGGCGTGCTGTACATCCTCGACGAACCGTCCATTGGTCTGCATCAGCGCGATAATCGCCGTTTGCTGGAAACCCTGGTTCACTTACGCGATCTGGGCAACACGGTGCTGGTGGTAGAGCACGACGAAGAGACGATTCTCGAAGCGGATTATGTCCTCGACATGGGACCGGCCGCCGGTGTCCATGGTGGCGAAGTGGTTTCTGAAGGCACGCCAAAAGAGATTGTCGCAGACCCCAAGTCGCTTACCGGCCGCTATCTCAGTGGCGAGTTGGAGGTGCCAGTGCCGTCACAGCGGCGGACGGCTGAGCGTTGGCTGGAGGTTCTTGGGGCCGAGGCCAACAATCTGCAACAAGTCGATGCCCGCTTTCCTCTCGGCGTTATGACCTGTGTCACCGGTGTGTCCGGCTCTGGCAAGTCAACGTTGGTGATCGATACCCTGTATCGCAGTCTTGCCCAGCACCTTAACCGCAGCCGCGAGAAGTCCGGTAAGCTCAAGGGGATCAGTGGTCTGGAGCACCTGGATAAAGTGGTGGATATCGATCAGTCCCCCATCGGCCGTACGCCACGCTCCAACCCGGCCACCTACACCGGCGTGTTCAGCGATATTCGTGAGCTGTTTGCCCAATTGCCGGAAGCTAAAATTCGCGGCTACAAGCCGGGACGTTTTTCGTTCAATGTCAAGGGCGGCCGCTGCGAGGCGTGTAACGGCGATGGTGTGCTGAAAATTGAGATGCACTTTTTACCCGATGTCTATGTGCAGTGCGAAGTGTGCGGTGGTGCGCGCTACAACCGTGAGACCCTGCAGGTGCATTACAAGGGCAAAAGCATCGCCGATATTCTCGACATGACGGTCAATCAGGCCAGCAAGTTTCTCGAAAACATTCCGCGTATTCACAACAAACTGCAGACGATCCGCGATGTCGGCCTCGGCTACATCAAGCTGGGCCAAAGCGCCACCACCCTGTCCGGGGGCGAGGCACAGCGGGTTAAGTTGGCCAAGGAGCTCGGAAAACGGGCCACCGGGCGCACTATTTATATTCTCGATGAGCCGACCACCGGTCTTCACTTTGACGATGTGCGCAAGTTGATGGAGGTATTGCACCGGTTAGTGGACACCGGCAACACCGTGATTATCATTGAGCACAACCTTGATGTGATCAAAACCGCCGACCATGTTATCGATCTCGGCCCCGAAGGGGGCAGTGGCGGCGGGATGATTGTTGCCAGCGGCACGCCGGAACAGGTGGCGCTTAACAGCCACTCCCATACCGGCCGATATTTGCGCTCTTATCTCGATCTTGTGTAA